Within the Chlorocebus sabaeus isolate Y175 chromosome 7, mChlSab1.0.hap1, whole genome shotgun sequence genome, the region AGAGTCAGGTTATAGACATCTAAAAAGTAGCCCAGTTGATATCAGTTTTGGTAATCACCATCCACCCAGACAGACTCAACCACGTGCAAATCAGTGGCATTACTCCTTCACCCTCAGGCCTCATGCCCACTTAACACCCAGCGAAGAGTAACGCTTTAACACCCGAGTGCTCGGATTCGAACGCAGCGTCCTTCACCCAGACCAGAAAAGTGGGGAGAATATGAAGTGGGTGGCAAAATTATCTACGGGCTAAGGCAGGACTAGCAAAATGGGTAGAAAAAGAGGCTGCTCTACAAATAGGAGAGTTTGGCAAAAAGCCTGTGTTTTGGATGTTGTTTGGTTCTCGGGACGTGTGTCCTCCCTTTGACCTCCTTCTCCTAGCACACACAATAGTCACAAATCTTTTACGCGGGGTTAGGTGCACCCTACTCCCGCCCTCATCCCGCTCAAACTGGATTCAACGGGTAAAGAACACCCTTCTGTTCTCTGAACGCAGGCCCCAGCCTTTCAAAATGCGTACTCACCTCTGCCATTGGGATAGAGAAGGCAGATCTGAGATGTTCTTAAACGCGCTGTTTAAAACCCAAAATGTCCCCGCCCTCAAAACCACACACTTTCTTTTTGGGGGTAGAAAGATGccatttaagggaaaaaaaaaaggtatatccTTCAAGTTTCTTTGGAGGGAAAAGGCGTTGGTTAAATCATTCGGGTGTCAGGACTTTTCTACCGGATTTCCTCTAGAGAAAGGTTTCCCAGTTGTGGAACAAGGGTGACCAGTGGAGTGTCAGGTATCAGGGTCCATCCGCCCCCTACCAGCTCTGGACTAGGCTTCAAACAGCCCTCCAGCGCGGCCCCGCTCCGCGCTTTCTCCAGCCAGCACCCACGTGTCTCTATTTACTCTACTCAGGTTACCAGCTCTATTGCCCGCAGCGGACCAGAAGACCAGATAAAGCGCCTTCCGCCCAGCCGGACTAGTGCCCGGCTTCCGCCACTTCTCCGCCTTTCTTTTGCATAGATTTAAGGCCTGATCCGGTCCCAAACCCCAAATAAAAGTTGTGGGTTTGTTTCCAAGTGATGGCGGTTGGAGAAAACTAGAGTTGGGGGCGGTACAGCTTGGGGTGGGTCGGCTCGGCGCACCCACAGCTCCCAGCTGCCAGCCCAGGCTCTGGGGCCGCAGGGACTGAACCCCGCACCGCCCCCACAGCCCGGGCGCGCGCCCCCCTAGGCCGGCCGGCTCCCTGCGGCCCGTCTCGGCGGTGGTAGGGACGGCCCCGCCTGCCCCAGCCCACGCCCgcctccccttcctcctgcctGTGGCTCTGCTCGTCTCCACCTAAGCCTCTGGTGGTTTAACGCACTTTTGCAGACATCTACCAAAAGATAGCGGGTGCACTTTGTTTTCCGTCCCACGGAAGAATTTCTCAGTAGCGTTATTCAGCCATACTCGCTTTAAAGCCTGGCACTCCTCAGCGCAACAAAAAGACCGAAGACGAAACATTGTGGGTTAAGGGCACGTTTTCCTGCCCACGAACCAACCGTTCAGCCACCGAACCCCCTAAACTGATCCAGTTGGAATAAGTTTCCCTGCCCCTCTACCTCCcattctacacacacacagacacacacacacacacacacacacacatgcaatgcGGACCGGGGCCCCAGCTACGCACACACCCCAAAACAAACGAGGGATCTACTCGGGACCCTCGGCCGGGCGGCCGGGcgccttccctcccttcctccctctctgcgTTTCCCAGGGACCGCCACGCCTCTCGGAACTGGGGCAGCGGCCGGCTCACCTCGTGTCCGTTGCTGGCTGGGATGATTTCAGACTCGTTCACCAAGGAGGACTTGATGTCAGCTAAATCGCCTTCCTCTTCAGGGTGACTGATCTCGGCGAAGATCTTTTCCTTCTGAGGATCGCCCTCGTCCTTGAAGGGGATCATCTCGTCAGTGGCGCAGAGTTCCGGGTCCCCCCCGCCGCCGCCACCTCCTCCGGAGAGTTGGGGCATCCCGGCGGCTCTGTAATCTCCGCTCCGCTGTGGGAGCACCCGCGGCAACAGCAGGAAAGACAGAGGGGTAACTCAAGGgtgggggaggaaaggagagtTGGAAGGGTTCGTGCAGGAGGACAGCAGGCGGAAGCGGGGCGGGTGAGCGCGGGGCCGCCGGCCGGCAGCCGGAGCAGCTGCCGCGGCGCCCGAATCCCGGCGGCCGCCGCGCTTTCCCGCTTCGCGGAGACCGACGCCGGCGCCCGCCCCCGAGGCCGAAGGGCACTGGGCGGCGAGGGCCGAGGTAGCTGGCGCCTCCGGGGGCGTCTGCGCGGCGCGCGCTAGGCGAGGCTGCCCGGGCGGCCACCCCACGCCCCCCACGTCGCCGGGATTTGCGCGCGGAGGACGCCGGTTCTGGAGGGAGCACCACTCTCCAAAGTGCAGAGGAAGGTCCGGCGGCGCGTCTCCGCGGACACCCTCTCCACTGTAGTTACCCCGGATGCCGACTTAGTAGTTTGTTTGCCGAGAAAAGAGAGTGGGTCTGGGCAAAAAGCCCCGTTTGCCCCAGCAAAGAAGGTGCAAGGATCAGAAGATAACGAAATGTCCACTTCCTGAAgggtgggaaaaaagaaaaagaaaaaagagccacCCACGCTGGAGATGTCCGTTTTAGAGcttcttattttcttccctttcgcTTCGGTTTTCCTTCTCGAGGCTCATTTAATCTgctagagaaggaggaggaggagaaggtgggGGCCGAGGAGgcggggaagagaaagagaagtttgCCAAGAATAAAGTTTTTGCCGGCAAGCGCGGGGACTCCGCAGTGGAGGGCACGGCGGAGTCTCGGGGAGTCACAGCGGGGACCTCGGGCCCAAATGCTTCTGCCTGGAGCTCGAGCCGACACACACACTCAGTCCGACCCCTCTTTGTTCCCGGCTCGAATTTCTCAGCTTGGCTCGCCGGCTCGCCGATCTGCACGCCTCCGCCGGCCAGCTCTGTCAAAGCAAAGAGCTGCGCCGCTTGGGTTCGCCCAGCCGAGGGGAAGGGACGCCCCGAGCTTGGCCGCGTGCGAGGCTCCGGGCGCGTCCTGGTTCTTCGGCCCGAGAGCGCGCAGCCCGGGTCCCTCCTCCGCGCCCTGCCCCGCAGGTGAGCTGCTGCGCCTCCCCACTGCTTCTCCTCCTCCCGCGCCTAGCCGGCGCTGAAAAGCTACCCACTTGCGTcgcttctcctccctctcccctcccccgcctCCAGCTCTCCTTGGCTGCCCGCTGGAGGGGAGGCGGGGGGTGAGGGGGAGTCGGCGAGAAGGAGGTGGTGATTgagggctttttttctttctcttttcccagaTCCTGTAGGACGAGTATTGGGTttggggtgtgtgagtgtgtgtgtgcgcgcgcgcctGGAAGGAAGGATCAGGCAACTTGGCGAGAGAAGGAATGACCGGGCGCTGCTTATAACCCACCGAGAGGCACGCTTTGCCCGCGTGAAATTGACAAGAAACATTGCCGCGATGGCTTGACTTCATCATCTAAGTATCTATTTTCTTggcccccacccacccactcctTTTCCTCTGCCAGTCTCTCCCCTACCTCCTTGACgcctcccactctccctccctcgTTCTGGCCGGGGgaggaagatgaaagagaaagcCGCCGCCGCTGTGATCGACACCACATTGATAGATGCTCTGACAGTGGGGAGAGGCGGGAATCTGGGactgagaaaagaaggaaaaggggaaaatatAACAGACATTGCTCAACTATTAAGAGAGAACAGAAGGACAAGAAAAAGAGAGTTGTGGCTTTCCCGAATATAATATCACACACACGCTCTTTGGAAACAAGGGAACACGCTAGTGAAAATAAAATCTCCAGGCTTGCCGAGAAAAAATATGACGAGGAAGAAGGAACTGAAGACTAGATTttaattattgctttttaaacaatATCTCTTTCATTCTGTCCTCACCACGGGATGTACGGAGAGTTGTGCTAGGTCTCTCGTGGGTTTTCAAAGACACACACCGCAGTGTGTGGGAACCTCATtgagaatgaaaagataatccAAGAAGGGGGAAGAGAAGGCAAAAGGACTCAGGAGAGCAAAGccaaaagagggagggaggacggGGTAGTCCCTGGCACCTTGGACTGTGAGCTGAAAGGAACCCTTGAAGATGCAAATCCGAATACAACCTCAAAAATTCCCCAGTCTCCACTATGTCTTTGATGCATTTTGTACAAAGACAGGAGTTTTCAGGAGATACTTTGTGAAAGTTACAGCAGAACGGAAGCTGAAGTTTGAAAACACATTACATTTTGTCCCTTGGTTCTCAAACCCCCTCTGTTAAAAATCTAGGCAAAATTATTatatccaatacagtagccatcTGTAAAACTTCAGAACAGTAAACAAAGGACATAAAGAAATGTATCTTCATCTCCCTTAAattgaaaataaggaaaacacTACAGAATCAGATTTTGCTCTGTTATATAGGAATGGTCTAGCAAAGAttcctcttcttttcctaaaGGTGAAATTTCAGGCTGCTGAACATTGAATGGGTAAAGATTTTAACAATGCTGTATCTAAGTGAGCACTTAAAACCTCACCTACTAATAACTACTACTTCTTGGGAATGAGAATTTACTaggaagcaatttttaaaactttacgaAGGATCCAGTTGGTCCCTAGAATATGGCCAGTAGTCACATGTAAATTCTATCTGGGAGATTGGATTAAAATTAAGGGGTTGGTGAAGGAATCCAcgaaaagtaaaacattaaatcCACTTTTAATAGCTGACAATGCTATGCctcaagagaagaaaaggagtaTATTCTGCTACAGTGTGTGAGAaacccaatttttgtttttggatgATGGTGGTATGTCACTTCCCTTAAAGTTATGCACCAGTGTGAGTGAGTGTCCCAGAGAGGTGAACATATAGCTGTGTCAGACATTTATAGCCCCATTCTTAAAAGACATATGGGAAAATAAAGTCAAAAGTCCTCCCATAACTGCACCAATTTGACCAATAggaaaacaactagaaaatgCAGTTTCACCAAAGCAGAGTAGAGGTTCCTTTTCATCAAACCctcaggagggggagggaggaatacAGAATGGCTAGGGGGTAGTTTCTGGAAGCCAAAGAGAGATTAAATGATGACTCTTACATTCCCCCCGCTGTTTAAGTGCTGAAACTAATTCAGATGCCACTTTCTCCTTCATGTTAACTCTCTGGATTCCCCGAGTCATTTGGAGCCTATGCTCCAGGTTTCCTGAAGGGTAGAAGCTCAAGAAGATGCGAATTTTTAGAACAATAGTGGAAACTGTTTACTTGAAGGGCCAAGGGTAGGTGGCTGCGTTTGGTATTTTACTGTGACCCTGTCCATTGAAAACATTGTTTCTAACGAAATAACCCAGCACCTTGTTCTATTTGCGTGGCTGTTTTCCTTACAGTGGTGTAACTGGTGTTAGCTGATTGTCTTTAGGATTGTTGTAAATCTTCTGATGAGCAGCACTTAGAAGGGGCTTTAGTAAAATCCATGCGCCCCAAATTTGTTAAGCTTCGTTTGGGAGAGAGGTTGACACTTCCACGTGAAGTCTTTCTTTTGGAAAAAGCAGGAGGACGCAGGACGGGCGAAGTAACCCGGGGAAGACGTTCATCCCCCTCCCTTACGGATTAAGTGTAGTTTCTGGCATAGGCAATTCTGTCACCGGGCGGTCTTTTCTAATTCGTGTGGGGGCTGGTATTAACATAAGCAGCCGCCTCTTCGGGTGCGAGTGGGATCCCAGGTCCGGGATGTGGTGGGTGCGGTGCGGGAGAGGCACTCGCCGCCCGCCGCCCCCTTCACTCGGATGTTAGAGGCAAGTTGTTCGTGTGAACTCGAGCGAACGACTGGAGGTTGGCTGTTGTAGGTTCACTCCTTCAGGATGTGGGTTTCAGGGGGCGTTTTGATGTGATTTAATTCCGACCGTGAAAACAATTGCTAGGGGCTGGCTGGATTGCTGCTGGTTTTTCCCCTCCTGGTGGCTTTGCTTGGTTTGGGTTTAGTTTGGGAGCAAACTTGTTTTATATCAACACTTCCTTCTACATCGGGCGCCGTCGCCTCAACTGTGCGTGGGGGGCGAGGCGCCCACCCCGCACAAGAACAGAGGAGCCGGGGAGAAGAGACGGCCTCGCTGCCCACGGGGTAAGCGGAGCCCAGTCAAGCTCGGGAGCGGGCAGCAGAGCCACAGGAGTGACCGCCACTCACACCAGAAAACCCCTCCCCCCCCCGCAATTTTTTTGCCAACTCGAGTCGGCTACAGACAGTCCAGTGTGTCCTTAATtacaaggaagagagaaaagcacGGTGCCCCTCGAGTCCTCTCCGCCCCCTCGGTCCTAACCCCCGCCCAGGCTCCAGGTCTTCCCCTTTGTGTGGCCTGGACTCTCTCCCAGCTACAACTTTGGTGGGATCCCAAAGGAAGGAGGTGGCGGGGCCTACGGAAGAGGATACTCAGGAGCCGAGGAGAAGGGCTAGAAAACGAAGAATGTGACTCCAGAGGCGGAACTCCGACCCCCTCGAATTCCCACCCCGTCTTCGCCTGGAGACGAAAGCTGTGGGGCATCTTCAGTTTAACGGACTTCGCggaaaaggagagaagggggGGCGAGGGAAATGGCAGTTTGTGTCCCAGGGGTTCTTCCGCTTCTTCTTGCCGCCTCCTAAAGACAAACAAACTCAACCCCCCACCCTCCGGGGTATCAGGGAACTCGTGGGACCGTGAAAAAGTCGTTCCCAAATCCGGCCGCCTGCGGACGTCGGGCTTCCGCGGGGCCGGCGCCCGTTGGCGTCTGCAGCTCGGCGCAGCCTCGCGGGGCTCGAGCGAGCGGGGTCCGCCACCCCTCCCGCCCTCCTGCGGCTTTCCCCGCGCTGGGCCAGTGCAGGCCGAGCCCCGCGTCCCTGCCTCGCTGGGTAGGGGTCCCGGGCGCGGCTGTCCAGAGGGCCGCCTCCTCCCGCGGCCCGCGGGCAAGGGGCGCAACCCATCCCGCTCTGCAGGCCGCCCCTCTGCCAGCTGGGAGGTGAGGGTACACGTCCTAAGGGTGCCCAAGAGGGAGAGGAATCGCGCCGGTAGGAGAGCGCACGGGAACCAGCAACGCGAGGCAGGCACAGGGGAGCCGAACGAGCCAGACAGGGCCCGGCCACGCGCCCTCGTCGCTGGGCTGCTCTCCGCGACGGGAACCCGGGCTCCCACGCATGGGGAATGCCTAGATTGGAGCAGGAATGGAGGTGGGAGCTGGAGTCATTTTGCGGGCCACAGGACTGCTCATTTCGTGGGCAGGACGTGACATTCTTGTCCCTCGTTTCTGAAAAACTTTTCTCAGGCGCCTGAACTTGGCACGGGGACCGGCCTCGGAAGGCCGGCGGGTAGCACGGCCGCAGCCTCCAGCCCTGGGCCCTCCTCGCCCAGTCCCTCCTTGTCCCTCGGCCCGCCCCCCGGGTCGGGGACGCGCGCGGAAAGGCCGCCCGCGCGCGCGAGTCGCGCCTTATATCTGCTGAGGGCGGCGCCTGCGCAGGGCCCGGCGCGGCGGCGCGGCCTTTGAAGTCGCGGCGGCTGCCGctttcatcctttcttttttccctcgcAGGCCCCTTTGTGTGACTAAATTTGGCAAGAATATGGATCCGAGCCAGTCTTTCCACGTGtgctcccagctcccagctgaGAAGGCCAAGGGTTCTCTTCCGGGtaaggagacagggagaaagatCAAAGAGTTTGGGGAGCTGGATCTGAAAtgtgaattgaaaataaaaatcaagcctGGACACATTCCAGTTTCTAAAGCAAAACCAACCCTCAGCAGAGGCCGGCTCTCTATAtagctctctttctttctctctctgctccctTTGCCTCTTTCTGTGACCATTCTTGAGCacatggaataaaataaagagaacataGGGAAACAGTTTCTCTATATTTCGTTTTGGAGTACTTTTATTAGGGAAAATGTCTTGTTCATAATTACAGGTATGTGAAGCCGAATTTCTTCAGTCGTAAATATTGTCTGATTTCAGCACTCTTCGCACTTTCTTCTGCGGCCACATTTGGGAAGAGAACGTTGACCCAACACGTGTGGATATGTTCGTTGTGTATAGTGGTCCTTTTTTTCTACACATGATATGGTGCACCGTATAGTTTTCTTTCACAGAAGTTAGATTCTGGAAAaccaatgttaatatttttatcaaagtaCTCACTATCACAGTTGATCCCTATAATTTGAAACCCTTTCGTCGATAGACTGCAGAGATCTTTTCTTATAGGCCACTCAATCAGAaacctttgtatttttaaggttaaaaaaCTATAGGTCCCTTCACTTCTGTTGTTATGGAAGTAACTAAAATAAAGAGACAGCTTTGAAATACTGTGATGCGAAAAGTCAGAAATCCTGGGTTGGAGATGGGCCCTGCCACTCCCTCTCATGCCATTGGTGACCTCAGGCAAGCCATTTAACCTCTCCCAAAGTCTGTTTCCTCTCTGAAAAATGGATATAATATCGTActattaagtgagataatgcatgtgaaagTATGTACAAATGTAAGGTATTATTAGTCCATGAAGCAAAGACGATCCTTTTAAGGGGACCTGTTAAGTTGCAAAATCAAAAACTTCTGAAGCCCTAGGAACCCTTACCACAGGAGCAAATGGGGACAGTGTTACACTCTCGTGTATGAGTgttacacactcatacacacgcTATGACCATCTCCACGCCTCCATCAGTTGTGTTACAAAGGCCATTGAAGCGGTTGTTACCCCCCAAGTGAGTgtaatgagaaaacattttaagaacaGGGTGAATATGCTTTAACTCGTGTTTATGTTGGGCTCTCaatgaatttataaatgaatgaagaaaataacacCGAAAACAGTACCTTTTTGTGAGACATTTAACACACATTACAGCAGCTCTAAAAACAGTCTTAGTATAATGGCCTGAGAAAGTAGtaatatttatgtgtataaaaTACCCCCAACAACAGTTGTAAGGACTCAGAGGTGGGGAGAGTGACTAGAAAGGTATATAAGAGTTGTTTCTTGGGACTGTGTAAGTGCCACCAaaatctatgttttaaaatagagaGTGATTATGTATCCCAGGCAGAGGTATCTCAAGTTTACAATGCAGTGAAGATTATTGATAGGGCTGACTGTGAAGTGACAGGAGTACCACAGGTGTGGTATATAGGGCATTTAGCTGAATGCACTTCAGTGTGATCTTTTCTAACCTAAGGTAACCCCACCAAGGGAGCCATTTCCTGGGCTCATTGGGAGCCATTTTCCAATATAAGCTTTTCAGTGTGACCTGTGTACAAAGTGATGAAAGCAGCAGggctggggggtgggtggggttcCAGGGTTCCTAAGTCCCTTTGGCATGGCCCAACACTGCCCAGGGTGCAGACTCCTCCTGAGAtgctccatctccttcagttgcCTCCTGCCAGCAGCAACCTTCAGCCTTTGCCAATTGTGTAGAAGGGACTCTATAGCAATTTTTATTGGCACTTAGAAAGCACCTTCTCTTTTCAATGCACCTTTCCCCCAAATGTCCCAAATTAAAAGTGGATGCTGATCAAGTTCACTGGTCAACTTcaattcttcctttcccttttctttacagatgcagcctttttgaaatttattcttgGCCAAAAGAGGAACATAGATCAAGGATTCTATCTTGCTTTTGCAGGGCAATGGAGAGACCCTGAAAACAAGGAAAACCTGAGGCCttctataagaaaataaactccCTGAAAGGGGAGGCATGGCCAaggaatttacttatttttataaatctcttTCCTGGATGGATATGGTAATGGATGTGTTTCTTGAATTGTGGTAAATGCACCTCATAAAATGGATGGACTGGGGCTGTATTCTCAGGCTTCCTGGGCTCCGTTGACATTGGGCAAGCATATAATCCCTGGTTTGAGGCTAGAAGCCAAAGCCACAACCTTCTTGCAGTACCAACTGAGCCATTGGGAGATTAATGCAGAACAAGGTCATTAGTCTCATTGTTTATCCGGTTACTAGCCGCACAGATTTGTGTAAATTTCAACTACAGTGGTTGCAGCCTGCCTTTGATGTGTGTAATCTGTACATTTTAGTGCTCCAGGAAAGTGCCTGATTGACAAGATCTACATCCAATGCCCAAAAAACACATCCTGCACAGGCACAGTGAAGCGTAGAGTTGAACAATTTTCCAGTGAGTTCCGTCAAAGTAAATAAACCAACCTAGAGGGTCAGGATTGAGCCTCCTTTTTTCATGACATGGCTTTTGAGTGTCCTTGGGAATGGtctgtatttgttttcatttgaaactGGGTGACTGCTTTAAATCCTTATTTACCTCTCAGAGGAAGAACTTGGCCTGTATGACATTTGACCTTGAGGatgctttctgttttaaagcaCTTCTGTCCATAAAAACAGACTCCTTGAGTGAGGTTACCCATAGTCATATATCCAAGACATGGCCAATTTCTAGTTCCTTCCTTAACTCTGTCTTGCTTGTATGGCTATGCTTAAACTCAGAATTAACAATAACGGGAGTGAATTCAGATGGTAGACAGAGCCAGTGCAAATAGTTTAGGCTACAAAATTGTCATCTGGCTCCACCAAACACTTTTCTTTGGCAGAAATAAAGCTGATTTGCCTTATCTGAATTTGACTTAAAGGTCCTGCAATCCCGCTCTGCCAATTAATGGATCTCAAGTCTACTTCCCTTAGGTTAAATTGGCAGAAAGCAAGGGACAGAGATAAACTACTATCCTATGAGGTTAGATGGTAATTTTTGACTGCCAGTTCTGATAACCACAGACtcccaaatatattttgaaatgtatttgaaTTACCCAGATGTTGGATTTTTGCAGTTcaaatttttgaataatttttacattgttttactTTGTATCTTACAGTGGCTGAGTTAGACAGACCTTGTTGAAGCTCTAGCTCTCTCACTGTTAGCCCTCCCTGTCCTGCACCTTTGCAGTTGCCTCCTAACGagtctctgtctttctttttttttctttttttttttttgagacagtctcccattgttgcccaggctggactgcggtggtgtgaactcagctcactgcaacctctgcctcccaggttcaagtgattcttgtgcctcagcctcctgagtcgttgggactacaggtgtgcaccatgacactcggctttttgtatttttagtagagacagggttttgccatgttggccaggctgttgaactcctgaccttaagcaatccacccgctttgacctctcaaagtgctctgGCGTCTATTCTTGCTGGGTTCCATGCATGCCCCACAATAGTCCATGCCTCATAGAGCAGCCAAAGTCATCCTTCAACATTTCCTACTCGTGACTTCCAAGTCCCTACGTAAACTGTTTCCTGGCTTCCTCTTGCTTACTGCTCTCTAGCACCACGGACTCTCCAGCTGTTCCTTCAGAGTGCAAAACACATGCACGCACGCGTTCACACACCACCACCGccccccccgccacacacacacacacaatac harbors:
- the LOC119620847 gene encoding uncharacterized protein, which produces MSVLEEGGGGEGGGRGGGEEKEKFAKNKVFAGKRGDSAVEGTAESRGVTAGTSGPNASAWSSSRHTHSVRPLFVPGSNFSAWLAGSPICTPPPASSVKAKSCAAWVRPAEGKGRPELGRVRGSGRVLVLRPESAQPGSLLRALPRRPLCVTKFGKNMDPSQSFHVCSQLPAEKAKGSLPDAAFLKFILGQKRNIDQGFYLAFAGQWRDPENKENLRPSIRK